In Zea mays cultivar B73 chromosome 7, Zm-B73-REFERENCE-NAM-5.0, whole genome shotgun sequence, the following proteins share a genomic window:
- the LOC100381483 gene encoding uncharacterized protein isoform X1, whose amino-acid sequence MSASENQAAEARMDKSAMKIGPTGNKIRIRLPLSLRKRLAEGLQTMSTGLPEDTTKHAAKEVPEYTDDTAKANFIVPDLNLTIAAGTQDKRESICPVRKGSCEERHTDIMSNGLPPDSSETTKKQACVGAMDNTQSMEPSITGVQSEVEKNNSIKKPCEPASENILSKKLLYETNSNTSRKRVTEEAKINNPSKNLKTSAVKCGEANDCFLTRRSADQSNDKKFSKKLCSSAVQATDSCQNISGMKLPTSVGVAVEQSTSTAFSEATKVYKEFEKQVKRTVYLDNLSCLATDGVITTALNQFGSVKHVSFLTNYTVPFDIPKSALVEMETEKDADSVVKILDEFPFMISGMPRPVRAKHATAEMFNDRPCKPGIKLEFRWVGPTDPDYHNVRKFKFLSKRHELENLALIKNELREEQLLARHQQDNLNFHYMKLETVDSMITSGCINRLTHIYNLRFADMY is encoded by the exons ATGTCTGCCTCTGAAAACCAGGCTGCTGAAGCCAGAATGGACAAAAGTGCCATGAAAATTGGCCCAACTGGGAACAAAATCCGTATTCGTTTGCCATTATCACTGAGAAAGCGGTTGGCCGAAGGCCTTCAAACCATGAGCACAGGATTACCTGAGGATACAACAAAACACGCTGCTAAGGAAGTACCTGAATATACTGATGACACTGCCAAGGCTAATTTCATTGTCCCAGACCTGAATCTGACAATCGCTGCTGGCACGCAGGATAAAAGGGAAAGCATTTGCCCTGTAAGAAAAGGGTCATGTGAAGAGCGACACACGGACATTATGAGCAATGGGCTGCCTCCTGACAGCAGCGAAACAACAAAGAAGCAAGCATGTGTAGGAGCCATGGACAACACCCAAAGCATGGAACCTTCAATCACAGGAGTGCAAAGTGAAGTGGAAAAGAATAACTCCATTAAGAAACCCTGTGAACCTGCTAGTGAAAATATCTTAAGCAAGAAGCTACTCTATGAGACAAACAGCAATACCTCAAGGAAGAGAGTAACTGAAGAAGCTAAGATCAACAACCCAAGCAAGAACCTGAAAACCTCTGCAGTGAAGTGTGGAGAGGCAAATGACTGTTTCCTAACCAGACGGTCTGCTGATCAATCTAATGACAAGAAATTTAGCAAAAAACTGTGTAGCTCTGCGGTACAAGCTACTGACAGCTGCCAGAACATTTCTGGAATGAAACTTCCTACCTCTGTTGGCGTGGCTGTAGAACAAAGTACCAGCACTGCATTCTCGGAGGCCACAAAAGTGTATAAAGAGTTTGAGAAGCAGGTTAAGAGGACTGTATACCTTGACAACTTGTCTTGCCTAGCTACAGATGGAGTCATTACGACGGCTTTGAACCAGTTCGGTAGTGTCAAACACGTTAGTTTTCTGACCAACTATACAGTTCCATTTGACATTCCCAAATCTGCATTAGTAGAAATGGAAACTGAGAAGGATGCTGATTCTGTGGTCAAGATACTAGATGAGTTCCCATTCATGATATCTGGGATGCCAAGGCCTGTGAGGGCGAAGCATGCCACAGCTGAAATGTTCAATGACCGTCCATGTAAACCTGGTATAAAGTTAGAATTCCGTTGGGTGGGCCCTACAGACCCTGATTATCATAATGTCAGAAAGTTCAAGTTTTTGTCCAAGAGGCATGAGTTGGAGAACTTAGCACTGATCAAG AATGAACTGCGAGAGGAGCAACTTCTCGCGAGGCATCAGCAGGACAATCTAAATTTTCATTACATGAAGCTTGAGACTGTAGACAGCATGATTACGAGTGGCTGCATCAATCGCCTGACTCACATTTACAACCTCCGTTTCGCTGACATGTATTGA